From Micromonospora echinaurantiaca:
TACTACTACCGGCGGGTCTTCAGCGACGCCGTCCGGGCGGTGGAGACCGCGCGGCTCATCCCGCAGGTCGACCCGACCCGGATCGTCGTCGCCGGGGGCAGCCAGGGCGGTGGGATCGCGCTGGCCGCGGCGGGGCTGCTCGACGGTTTGGCCGGGGTGCTCGCGGACGTGCCGTTCCTGTGCCACTTCCGCCGGGCGGTCGACGTCACCGACGCCGGGCCGTACGGCGAACTGGGGTCGTACCTGCAGACCCGCCGGGACGAGGTGGATCAGGTGTTCCACACCCTGGGGTACTTCGATGGGCTGAACTTCGCCGCCCGGATCACCGCGCCCGTGCTGGTGTCGGTGGCGCTGATGGACCGGATCTGCCCGCCGTCGACCGTCTTCGCGGCGTACCACCACTGCTCCAGCGCCGACAAGGACATCGTGGTGTGGCCGTACAACGGGCACGAGGGCGGGGCCGCCTTCCAGCGGGTGGAGCAGCTCCGCTGGCTCGGCAAGCGGGTGCCCGTCGGGGCAAGCGGCACCTCCTGACAGTCAGAGCAGCCCGGCGTCGGCCAGGTACCGGCCGATGCGGGCTGTCTCCTCGCTGTTCAGTGGCACCTGGGGCAGCGCCGTCGTCGGGTGGTCGATGATGCCCCGCAGGTGCAGTGCGGCCTTGAAGGCGCCGAGCGGTGAGGAGCTCATCCCCATCCGGTGGGCTCCGACGAACACGAGCTCGAACATCCGGTACAGCCGCTCCTGCTCCGTGCGCGCCGTCACCCAGTCGCCCTTGGTGGCGGCCTGGTGCAGCCGCACGTAGCCGTCCGGGTCGACGTTGCCGAGGCCGGGCACGACCCCGTCGGCGCCCATCCACAGCGCCGAGTCGACGGTCAGCTCCGAACCGGTCAGCACGCTGAACCCGGTGAGGTCCGGCCGGTCACGCCGGCGCAGGATCAGCGACCGCAGCCCGGCGTCGTCGCCGCTGGAGTCCTTGATGCCGGCCAGCACCCCGTCGGCGGCCAGTGTGAGCACCAGTTCCGCGCCGAGCTTCGTGTGCACCGACACCGGCAGGTCGTACGCGTACAGCGGCAGGCCGGTCCGGGCGGCGATCGTCCGGAAGTGCGTGTCGATCTCCACCGGGTGGGTGCGGGCGTAGAACGGCGCGGTCGCCACCAGTCCCGCCGCGCCGGCCTGCGCGGCCACCCGGGCGTGGTCGAGCACCCGCAGGGTGGTCATGTCGATGACCCCGGCGAGCACCGGCACCTGACCCGCGACGTGCCCGATCACGGTGTCCAGCACCACCCGCCGGTGTGCGTCGGGCAGGAAGGCCACCTCCGAGGAGGAGCCGAGCACGAACAGCGCGTCCACCCCGCCCCGGAGCTGGTGGTCGACGAGACGGGTGAGCGATCGGGTGTCCACCTCGAAGTCGGGGGTCAGCGGGGTGCACACCGGGGGGATGACGCCGGTGAGTGCGGCGGCGTTGGTCATGGACGCTCCTGTGCTTGGCTGATCAGTTCGGTGTCGGTGGCGCCGCCCGGTACGGGGTGGTGACAGCGGAACAGGTGCCCGTCCGGCACACCCTGCACGGCGGGCAGGTCGCGGGCGCACATGTCGTCCGCCTTCCAACATCGGGTGCGGAACGGGCAGCCGGACGGCGGCCGGGTCGCCGACGGCACCAGGCCGGACAGCGGGATCGGGTCGATCGGCGAGAGCAGGCCCGGGGTCGCGGAGAACAGCGCCCGGGTGTACGGGTGGCGAGCCTGCCGAGGTACGGACCCGGCTGGCGCCTGCTCCACGATCCGCCCGAGGTACATGGTGACCACCCGGTCGCTCATCCGCCGCACGGTCTGGATGTCGTGCGAGACGAACACCATGGCGAGCCCGAGCTGGTCCTTGAGGTCCAGCAGCAGGTTGAGGATCTGGGCCCGTACCGAGACGTCCAGTGCGCTGGTCGGCTCGTCGGCCACCACCAGGTCGGGTTCGAGGGCCAGGGCCCGGGCGATGGCCACCCGCTGCCGCTGCCCACCGGAGAGCTGACCGGGCAGCAGATCGGCGGAGCTGGCCGGTAGCCCGACGAGGTCGAGCAGCTCGCGTACCCGCCGCTCCCGGTCGCCCGGTGTGCCTCGCCGGTGCACGTCCAACGGATCCCGCAGGATCTGCCGGACGGACAGGCGGCGGTTCAACGCGGTGGACGGATCCTGGAACACCATGCCGGTGGTGGCGCCGATCGTCCGTCGGCGCCGCGCCTCCGGCGTCGACCACACGTCCTCGCCACGGAAACGGACGGTCCCGGCGGTGGGGCGTTGGAGCGCGACCAGTACGCGCGCGAGTGTCGACTTGCCGCAGCCTGACTCGCCCACGATCCCGACGGTTTCCCCCGCCCTGACGGTGAGGTCCGCGCCGGTCAACGCGTACACGCGGTCGCGGGCGAAGATGCCTCCGGAGCGGGCCCGGTGGACGACGTGCACGTCGGCGAGCTCCAGCAGAGGTGTTTCGGTCGGGTTCACCGGGCCTCCGTTCCCGCCGCGAGCGGCTGGGTGAGCGTGTTCGCCGGGTGGTGGCACGCCGTCGCGTGGTGGCGCTGGTCACCGGCGAGTTCGGGAGCGGCGGTGTGGCACACGTCGGTCGCCATGGGGCAGCGGTCGGCGAACCGGCAGCCGGCCGGGAAGTCGGCGGGGGCCGGCACGACGCCGCGGATCTGGGACAGTCTCGCCGCGCCGGCCTCCAGCGACAGCACTGAGCCGAGCAGGCCCCGGGCGTAGTGGTGGGCGGGTGCGCCGACCACTTCGGCGGTCACCCCCGTCTCGACGATCTGCCCGCCGTACATCACCACGACCCGATCGGTCACGTCGGCGACCAGCGCGAGGTCGTGCGAGACGAGGATCAGCGCGAAGCCGAGTTCCGCCCGTAGCCGCAGCAGCAACTGGATCACCTGTGCCTGCACGGTCACGTCCAGCGCGGTGGTCGGCTCGTCGGCGATGATGAGCTTCGGGTCCCGGGACAGGGCCATGGCGATGAGTACCCGCTGTCGCTGGCCGCCGGAGAGCTCGTGCGGGTAGGCGGACAGGGTCCGGTCCGGGTCGAGCCCGACCAGTGCCAGCAGCTCCCTCGCCGTACGCCGGCCGCCTCGCCGGATGAGCTGCTTGAGCTGGGCGCGGACGGTCATCGCCGGGTTGAGCGAGGAGAGCGCGTCCTGGTAGATCATGGCCAGGTCGTGGCCGAGCAGCCGCCGCCGCGCCGCGCGGGGCATGCGGAGCAGGTCGGCGCCGGCGAACCGGATGCTGCCGCGGATCCGGGCGTCGCGCGGTTGTAGGCCCATGACGGTCAGGGCAGTCAGCGACTTGCCGCAGCCGGACTCCCCGACGAGCCCCAGCACCTCTCCGGGCCGCACGTCGAAGGAGATCCCGTCGACGATGTCCACCCCGTCGTGCCGCCCGTCGAAGCCGATGGCGAGGTTCTCCACCTCGAGGATCGGGGGGCCGTCGGGCAGGGGACGGGCCCGTTCGGAGAGCCGGTGGGCGGCCTCGGCGAGGCCGGGTAGTTCGGTGACCTCGCCCGATCCGGGCCGGGCCTGCTCGATCGCGTCGACATCGCCGGAGCGGCGGGCGGGTGGGCGGCGCGCGGCCGGTGTCGCCCAGGCGTCGGAGATGCCCTCGGACAGGATGTTCAGCGCCAGCACCGTGACGAGGATCAGCAGGCCGGGGAAGACGGTGGCCCACCATCCGCCGAGCAGCACCAGGTTCTTGCCGTCGGCGATGACGCTGCCCCAGGACGGGTCGGGCGGGCGGACGCCCGCGCCGATGAACGACAGCGACGCCTCGAACACGATCGCGTCGGCGACCATGACGGTGCAGAACACCAGGATGGGTGCGGCGCAGTTGACCGCCACGTGCCGGACGAGGATGAACGGCGTACGCGCGCCGATGATCTTCTCGGCGGCGACGTAGTCCTCCCCGTACTGGGCGAGCACGTTCGCCCGGACGATGCGGGCGACGGGTGGAGTGTTCAGGAACCCGATCGCGGCCACCAGGACGCCGACTCCCCCACCGAAGACCGCGACCAGCACGGCCGCCAGGGCGATGCCGGGAAAGGCCATGATCACGTCCAGGACGCGCATGACGCCCTCGTCGACCCACTTGCGCGAGGTGGCCGCGAGGGCCCCGATCAGCGCGCCGGCGAGCAGGGCCAGGCCGGTGGCGCCGAGCCCGATGACCAGCGACCACCGGGCGCCGTGCAGGAGTCGGCTGAAGATGTCGCGGTTGGCGCTGTCCAGGCCCATCCAGTGGGTGGCGGATGGGGCGCCGCCGGCGGAGTGCTGGGTCAGCGGAGAGTGCGGCGCGATGATCGGGGCGAGCAGGGCGGCGAGGGCGACCACCACCAGGACGCCCAGCGCGACCCAGGACAGGGGCGGGAGCCGGCGGAATCCGATGCCCGGCCGGGCCAGCCGTTCAGTGAGTCGTCGCCGCATCAGCCAGCACTCC
This genomic window contains:
- a CDS encoding acetylxylan esterase yields the protein MLTDWPLDTLRDYRPARTEPDDFDDFWAATTGEAAAAAWPARLEPYDAGLATVEVYDVTFAGHAGQPVRGWLLLPRHRSGPLPCVVEYIGYGSGRGLPHDWLFWSAAGYAHLVMDTRGQGAAGSLTGDTPDPDPSGAPQANGFLTRGVTDPARYYYRRVFSDAVRAVETARLIPQVDPTRIVVAGGSQGGGIALAAAGLLDGLAGVLADVPFLCHFRRAVDVTDAGPYGELGSYLQTRRDEVDQVFHTLGYFDGLNFAARITAPVLVSVALMDRICPPSTVFAAYHHCSSADKDIVVWPYNGHEGGAAFQRVEQLRWLGKRVPVGASGTS
- a CDS encoding dihydrodipicolinate synthase family protein; protein product: MTNAAALTGVIPPVCTPLTPDFEVDTRSLTRLVDHQLRGGVDALFVLGSSSEVAFLPDAHRRVVLDTVIGHVAGQVPVLAGVIDMTTLRVLDHARVAAQAGAAGLVATAPFYARTHPVEIDTHFRTIAARTGLPLYAYDLPVSVHTKLGAELVLTLAADGVLAGIKDSSGDDAGLRSLILRRRDRPDLTGFSVLTGSELTVDSALWMGADGVVPGLGNVDPDGYVRLHQAATKGDWVTARTEQERLYRMFELVFVGAHRMGMSSSPLGAFKAALHLRGIIDHPTTALPQVPLNSEETARIGRYLADAGLL
- a CDS encoding oligopeptide/dipeptide ABC transporter ATP-binding protein; the encoded protein is MNPTETPLLELADVHVVHRARSGGIFARDRVYALTGADLTVRAGETVGIVGESGCGKSTLARVLVALQRPTAGTVRFRGEDVWSTPEARRRRTIGATTGMVFQDPSTALNRRLSVRQILRDPLDVHRRGTPGDRERRVRELLDLVGLPASSADLLPGQLSGGQRQRVAIARALALEPDLVVADEPTSALDVSVRAQILNLLLDLKDQLGLAMVFVSHDIQTVRRMSDRVVTMYLGRIVEQAPAGSVPRQARHPYTRALFSATPGLLSPIDPIPLSGLVPSATRPPSGCPFRTRCWKADDMCARDLPAVQGVPDGHLFRCHHPVPGGATDTELISQAQERP
- a CDS encoding dipeptide/oligopeptide/nickel ABC transporter permease/ATP-binding protein, encoding MRRRLTERLARPGIGFRRLPPLSWVALGVLVVVALAALLAPIIAPHSPLTQHSAGGAPSATHWMGLDSANRDIFSRLLHGARWSLVIGLGATGLALLAGALIGALAATSRKWVDEGVMRVLDVIMAFPGIALAAVLVAVFGGGVGVLVAAIGFLNTPPVARIVRANVLAQYGEDYVAAEKIIGARTPFILVRHVAVNCAAPILVFCTVMVADAIVFEASLSFIGAGVRPPDPSWGSVIADGKNLVLLGGWWATVFPGLLILVTVLALNILSEGISDAWATPAARRPPARRSGDVDAIEQARPGSGEVTELPGLAEAAHRLSERARPLPDGPPILEVENLAIGFDGRHDGVDIVDGISFDVRPGEVLGLVGESGCGKSLTALTVMGLQPRDARIRGSIRFAGADLLRMPRAARRRLLGHDLAMIYQDALSSLNPAMTVRAQLKQLIRRGGRRTARELLALVGLDPDRTLSAYPHELSGGQRQRVLIAMALSRDPKLIIADEPTTALDVTVQAQVIQLLLRLRAELGFALILVSHDLALVADVTDRVVVMYGGQIVETGVTAEVVGAPAHHYARGLLGSVLSLEAGAARLSQIRGVVPAPADFPAGCRFADRCPMATDVCHTAAPELAGDQRHHATACHHPANTLTQPLAAGTEAR